A genomic segment from Blastococcus sp. PRF04-17 encodes:
- a CDS encoding ABC transporter ATP-binding protein: protein MAGITYDSVTIQYPGAERPSVTDLDLDIADGEFLVLVGPSGCGKSTTLRALAGLENVTGGSIRIGDRDVTHLPPKERDIAMVFQNYALYPHMTVADNMGFALKIAGMKKEEIRSRVEEAAKTLDLTQYLERKPKALSGGQRQRVAMGRAIVRNPQAFLMDEPLSNLDAKLRVQTRTEIAALQRRLGVTTVYVTHDQVEAMTMGDRVCVLKDGFLMQVDTPRNLYDKPDNVFVAGFIGSPAMNLVDVDLAPDGAHLGDRTLPLSREVMAELEADKCTKATIGFRPEAVRLVGEGEGFPFEVVVVEELGSDAYAYGTLHTSRSSAGDKLLTLRVDAKKVPMKGETVHLQINPAEAHVFSAETGRRVSGGAARATAGGATRATA, encoded by the coding sequence ATGGCCGGCATCACCTACGACAGCGTGACGATCCAGTACCCCGGCGCCGAGCGCCCCTCGGTCACCGACCTGGACCTCGACATCGCCGACGGCGAGTTCCTCGTCCTGGTCGGCCCGTCCGGGTGCGGCAAGTCCACCACGCTGCGCGCCCTCGCCGGGCTGGAGAACGTCACCGGCGGCAGCATCCGGATCGGCGACAGGGACGTCACCCACCTGCCGCCCAAGGAGCGCGACATCGCGATGGTCTTCCAGAACTACGCGCTGTACCCGCACATGACGGTCGCCGACAACATGGGCTTCGCACTCAAGATCGCCGGCATGAAGAAGGAGGAGATCCGCTCCCGCGTCGAGGAGGCCGCGAAGACCCTCGACCTGACCCAGTACCTCGAGCGCAAGCCCAAGGCGCTGTCCGGTGGGCAGCGGCAGCGCGTCGCCATGGGCCGCGCGATCGTCCGCAACCCGCAGGCGTTCCTCATGGACGAACCGCTGTCGAACCTGGACGCCAAGCTGCGGGTGCAGACCCGTACGGAGATCGCGGCGCTGCAGCGCCGGCTCGGCGTCACCACCGTGTACGTCACCCACGACCAGGTCGAGGCCATGACCATGGGTGACCGGGTGTGCGTGCTCAAGGACGGGTTCCTGATGCAGGTCGACACCCCGCGCAACCTCTACGACAAGCCGGACAACGTCTTCGTCGCGGGCTTCATCGGCTCCCCGGCCATGAACCTGGTCGACGTCGACCTCGCGCCGGACGGCGCCCACCTGGGCGACCGCACCCTGCCGCTGTCGCGCGAGGTGATGGCCGAGCTCGAGGCCGACAAGTGCACCAAGGCGACGATCGGCTTCCGGCCCGAGGCGGTCCGGCTCGTCGGCGAGGGTGAGGGCTTCCCGTTCGAGGTGGTCGTCGTCGAGGAGCTGGGCTCGGACGCCTACGCCTACGGCACCCTGCACACCTCGCGCAGCTCCGCGGGCGACAAGCTGCTGACCCTGCGGGTCGACGCCAAGAAGGTGCCCATGAAGGGCGAGACGGTCCACCTGCAGATCAACCCGGCCGAGGCGCACGTGTTCTCCGCGGAGACCGGCCGTCGCGTCTCCGGCGGGGCTGCTCGCGCGACCGCCGGCGGCGCCACCCGCGCCACCGCCTGA
- a CDS encoding carbohydrate ABC transporter permease: MTIKVLNALIAVVGGVAGAVVLYYLLNKLAEFLPGRWEERVKPYLFLLPAFAAIGLTLIYPTIQTFVYSFANRQSTEFVGFQNYIDLLGSSNFQNTLFNTFLWILIVPAGAIAIGLLIATLADRLSARGEKLSKTLIFLPMAIGAVSAGAIWKFVYASNPPGRAQIGLLNGIVTGLGGDPVNWLQISDFRFNSLLLMVMLLWLQAGFAMVLLSAAIKGVPTETLEAARLDGAGEGAIFFRIVIPQIRTTLITVFITVLIGVLKTFDIVYVMTNGNFNTNIIAVDFFNQLFTNNNAGYAAAIVVMLLIIMIPVLIFQVRQFRAEEAAR; the protein is encoded by the coding sequence GTGACAATCAAGGTCCTCAACGCCCTGATCGCCGTCGTCGGCGGTGTGGCCGGGGCGGTCGTCCTGTACTACCTGCTCAACAAGCTCGCCGAGTTCCTCCCCGGGCGGTGGGAGGAACGGGTCAAGCCCTACCTCTTCCTGCTGCCTGCCTTCGCGGCCATCGGGCTCACGCTGATCTACCCGACGATCCAGACGTTCGTGTACAGCTTCGCCAACCGGCAGTCCACCGAGTTCGTCGGCTTCCAGAACTACATCGACCTGCTGGGATCCTCCAACTTCCAGAACACGCTGTTCAACACGTTCCTCTGGATCCTGATCGTGCCGGCCGGGGCGATCGCCATCGGCCTGTTGATCGCGACGTTGGCGGACCGGCTCAGTGCGAGAGGCGAGAAGCTCTCCAAGACACTGATCTTCCTGCCGATGGCCATCGGGGCGGTCAGCGCCGGCGCCATCTGGAAGTTCGTCTACGCCTCCAACCCGCCGGGCCGCGCCCAGATCGGCTTGCTCAACGGCATCGTCACCGGCCTCGGCGGAGACCCGGTCAACTGGCTGCAGATCTCCGACTTCCGGTTCAACAGCCTGCTGCTCATGGTCATGCTGCTCTGGTTGCAGGCCGGCTTCGCGATGGTGCTGCTCTCCGCCGCCATCAAGGGCGTGCCGACCGAGACCCTCGAGGCCGCCCGTCTGGACGGCGCGGGGGAGGGTGCGATCTTCTTCCGGATCGTCATCCCGCAGATCCGGACGACGCTCATCACCGTGTTCATCACGGTCCTGATCGGTGTCCTCAAGACCTTCGACATCGTCTACGTGATGACCAACGGCAACTTCAACACCAACATCATCGCCGTCGACTTCTTCAACCAGCTGTTCACCAACAACAACGCCGGCTACGCCGCCGCAATCGTCGTCATGCTGCTGATCATCATGATCCCGGTCCTGATCTTCCAGGTCCGCCAGTTCCGTGCCGAGGAGGCCGCCCGATGA
- a CDS encoding ABC transporter substrate-binding protein: MLRHRVGGGHRLAATDWLENIILVQNGEEFYNQWVNHEVPFDAPEVQQAMETMESLLLAEGHVNGGRQSIASNNFGTAAFPVFDQPPGCYMYRQGNFVAQEGVLPDEIIADIDNIVGVFPVPGESPDERPVLGGGDLAGIFSADNEAAQELVRFLASSDFGTLEYGASGNWISPRTDFDVSLYPTEIWREIAEIAYSSTAFVFDGSDQMPGEVGSGSFWREMVAWISGGQEISATLENIESSWPA; this comes from the coding sequence GTGCTTCGGCATCGAGTCGGAGGCGGCCACCGGCTGGCGGCCACCGACTGGCTGGAGAACATCATCCTGGTCCAGAACGGCGAGGAGTTCTACAACCAGTGGGTCAACCACGAGGTGCCCTTCGACGCCCCTGAGGTCCAGCAGGCGATGGAGACGATGGAGTCCCTCCTGCTCGCCGAGGGCCACGTCAACGGCGGCCGCCAGTCGATCGCGAGCAACAACTTCGGCACCGCTGCGTTCCCGGTGTTCGACCAGCCGCCAGGCTGCTACATGTACCGGCAGGGCAACTTCGTCGCCCAGGAAGGCGTGCTGCCCGACGAGATCATCGCGGACATCGACAACATCGTCGGCGTGTTCCCGGTGCCGGGGGAGTCGCCCGACGAGCGGCCGGTGCTCGGTGGCGGTGACCTGGCGGGCATCTTCTCGGCGGACAACGAGGCCGCCCAGGAGCTGGTCCGGTTCCTCGCGTCCAGCGACTTCGGGACGCTCGAGTACGGCGCGAGCGGAAACTGGATCTCGCCGCGCACCGACTTCGACGTCAGCCTGTACCCGACCGAGATCTGGCGGGAGATCGCCGAGATCGCCTACAGCTCGACCGCCTTCGTGTTCGACGGCTCCGACCAGATGCCCGGTGAGGTCGGGTCCGGGTCCTTCTGGCGCGAGATGGTCGCCTGGATCAGCGGTGGTCAGGAGATCTCCGCGACGCTGGAGAACATCGAGAGCAGCTGGCCGGCCTGA
- the ileS gene encoding isoleucine--tRNA ligase → MDTVSSPSASGPFAALPPQVDLPALEHEILQRWEADKVFDRTLEGSKDRPQWVFYEGPPTANGRPGTHHIEARAFKDVFPRFKTMQGWHVPRRAGWDCHGLPVEIAVEQELGFAGKPDIERYGIAEFNARCRESVERHVDSFSELTRRMGYWVDMSTAYWTMDPAYIESVWWSLKQIFDRGLLVEDHRVAPYCPRCGTGLSDHEVAQGYETITDPSVYVRLPVTSGEWAGRADLLVWTTTPWTLPSNTAVAVHPDVTYVVARTGQGTFVVAEPLLGAVLGDDVEVLARTTGRDWERVTYQRPFELVEFPEPAHYVVLAEYVTTEDGTGLVHQSPAFGAEDLAVCRAYGLPVVVPIDPTGHFLPDIALVGGHFFQAANPALVEDLSTRGVLLREQRYEHSYPHCWRCHTPLMYYAQPSWYIRTSQIKQQLIAENEKTNWYPESIKTGRYGDWLNNNVDWALSRDRYWGTPLPIWRNDADPSRMIAVGSLAELSELTGRDLSGLDPHRPFIDDVTFTLAGEEGTYRRVRQVIDAWYDSGSMPFAQWGAPHRNRAEFEASYPAQFICEAIDQTRGWFYTLMAVGTLVFERSSYENVLCLGHILAEDGRKMSKHLGNILEPIPLMDRHGADAVRWFMLAGGSPWSARRVGHETLSEVVRKVLLTYWNTASFFTLYADTNGWDPATSPAPARADRPLLDRWALAELAAVTEGVTAALEDFDTQGAGRLLAGFVDDLSNWYVRRSRRRFWDGDPAALATLHEVLDGLTRLMAPFTPFVTEEVWARAVAPGLGNAVDSVHLASWPTVDEDARDDELVAQVELVRRLVELGRSARTSAKVRTRQPLARAVVAAPGWAALPRDLVAEVADELNVVELVELSGAVGGELVDVSVKVDFRAVGRRLGKQVQAVARAVAAADPAGLTAAYRAGTATVEVEGAPVRLEEGDLIVTETPREGWTVASGGGLTVALDLALTPELERAGLVREVVRLLQEARKNSGLEVSDRIELWWTGDGAVAQAVEEHAEQLAAEVLATTVHPGAAGDGPGVEGPSGSRFWIARA, encoded by the coding sequence ATGGACACCGTGAGTTCCCCTTCCGCCTCCGGCCCGTTCGCCGCGCTGCCGCCCCAGGTCGATCTGCCCGCCCTGGAGCACGAGATCCTGCAGCGGTGGGAGGCCGACAAGGTCTTCGACCGGACGCTGGAGGGGTCGAAGGACCGCCCCCAGTGGGTGTTCTACGAGGGCCCGCCCACCGCCAACGGCCGGCCCGGCACCCACCACATCGAGGCGCGTGCCTTCAAGGACGTGTTCCCCCGGTTCAAGACGATGCAGGGGTGGCACGTCCCCCGCCGTGCCGGCTGGGACTGCCACGGGCTCCCCGTCGAGATCGCCGTCGAGCAGGAGCTCGGCTTCGCGGGCAAGCCCGACATCGAGCGCTACGGCATCGCCGAGTTCAACGCCCGCTGCCGCGAGTCGGTCGAGCGGCACGTCGACTCGTTCTCCGAGCTCACCCGTCGCATGGGCTACTGGGTCGACATGTCCACCGCCTACTGGACGATGGACCCCGCCTACATCGAGAGCGTGTGGTGGTCGCTCAAGCAGATCTTCGACAGGGGTCTGCTCGTCGAGGACCACCGCGTGGCGCCCTACTGCCCCCGCTGTGGCACCGGGCTCTCCGACCACGAGGTCGCCCAGGGGTACGAGACGATCACCGACCCGTCGGTGTACGTCCGGCTGCCGGTCACCAGCGGCGAGTGGGCCGGCAGGGCCGACCTGCTCGTCTGGACGACGACCCCGTGGACGCTGCCGTCGAATACCGCCGTCGCCGTCCACCCCGACGTCACCTACGTCGTGGCCCGTACCGGTCAGGGCACGTTCGTGGTCGCCGAGCCGCTGCTGGGCGCCGTCCTGGGCGACGACGTCGAGGTGCTGGCGCGGACGACCGGACGCGACTGGGAGCGCGTCACCTACCAGCGGCCGTTCGAGCTGGTGGAGTTCCCCGAGCCGGCCCACTACGTGGTGCTCGCCGAGTACGTGACCACCGAGGACGGCACCGGGCTGGTGCACCAGTCCCCCGCCTTCGGCGCGGAGGACCTCGCGGTGTGCCGCGCCTACGGCCTGCCGGTCGTCGTCCCGATCGACCCGACCGGGCACTTCCTGCCCGACATCGCGCTGGTGGGCGGCCACTTCTTCCAGGCGGCCAACCCGGCGCTGGTCGAGGACCTGTCGACGCGGGGCGTGCTGTTGCGCGAGCAGCGCTACGAGCACAGCTATCCGCACTGCTGGCGGTGCCACACGCCGCTCATGTACTACGCGCAGCCGTCCTGGTACATCCGGACCAGCCAGATCAAGCAGCAGTTGATCGCCGAGAACGAGAAGACCAACTGGTACCCGGAGAGCATCAAGACCGGCCGCTACGGCGACTGGCTGAACAACAACGTCGACTGGGCGCTGTCCCGCGACCGGTACTGGGGCACTCCCCTGCCGATCTGGCGCAACGACGCCGACCCGAGCCGGATGATCGCCGTCGGGTCGCTCGCGGAGCTGTCGGAGCTGACCGGGCGCGACCTGTCCGGTCTCGACCCCCACCGGCCGTTCATCGACGACGTGACGTTCACGCTGGCGGGCGAGGAGGGCACCTACCGGCGGGTCCGCCAGGTCATCGACGCCTGGTACGACTCCGGCTCGATGCCGTTCGCCCAGTGGGGCGCGCCGCACCGCAACAGGGCGGAGTTCGAGGCGTCCTACCCGGCGCAGTTCATCTGCGAGGCGATCGACCAGACCCGCGGCTGGTTCTACACGTTGATGGCCGTCGGCACGCTGGTCTTCGAGCGGAGCTCCTACGAGAACGTGCTGTGCCTGGGCCACATCCTCGCCGAGGACGGCCGCAAGATGAGCAAGCACCTGGGCAACATCCTCGAGCCGATCCCGCTGATGGACCGGCACGGCGCCGACGCCGTCCGCTGGTTCATGCTCGCGGGCGGGTCACCGTGGTCGGCGCGTCGGGTGGGGCACGAGACGCTCTCCGAGGTCGTCCGGAAGGTGCTGCTCACCTACTGGAACACCGCGAGCTTCTTCACCCTGTACGCCGACACCAACGGCTGGGACCCGGCCACGTCGCCGGCCCCTGCGCGGGCCGACCGCCCGCTGCTGGACCGGTGGGCGCTGGCCGAGCTGGCCGCCGTCACCGAGGGCGTCACGGCGGCGTTGGAGGACTTCGACACCCAGGGCGCCGGCCGGTTGCTCGCCGGCTTCGTCGACGACCTGTCCAACTGGTACGTGCGCCGGTCGCGGCGCCGCTTCTGGGACGGCGATCCCGCGGCGCTGGCCACCCTGCACGAGGTGCTCGACGGGCTGACCAGGCTGATGGCGCCGTTCACTCCCTTCGTCACCGAGGAGGTGTGGGCGCGCGCCGTCGCACCGGGCCTCGGGAACGCGGTCGACTCGGTGCACCTCGCCTCGTGGCCCACGGTCGACGAGGACGCCCGGGACGACGAGCTCGTCGCCCAGGTGGAGCTCGTCCGGCGCCTGGTCGAGCTGGGCCGCTCGGCACGGACCTCGGCGAAGGTGCGCACCCGGCAGCCGCTGGCCCGCGCCGTCGTCGCCGCGCCCGGCTGGGCCGCGCTGCCCCGGGACCTGGTCGCCGAGGTCGCCGACGAGCTGAACGTGGTCGAGCTCGTGGAGCTGTCCGGAGCCGTCGGCGGCGAGCTGGTCGACGTCAGCGTGAAGGTGGACTTCCGCGCCGTCGGCCGGCGTCTGGGCAAGCAGGTGCAGGCGGTGGCGAGGGCCGTCGCCGCCGCCGATCCGGCCGGGCTGACCGCCGCCTACCGGGCCGGTACGGCGACCGTCGAGGTGGAGGGCGCGCCGGTGCGCCTCGAGGAGGGCGATCTGATCGTCACCGAGACCCCGCGCGAGGGTTGGACCGTCGCCAGCGGCGGCGGCCTGACCGTCGCGCTGGACCTCGCGCTGACCCCGGAGCTGGAGCGGGCCGGCCTGGTCCGCGAGGTCGTCCGGCTGCTCCAGGAGGCGCGCAAGAACAGCGGACTGGAGGTCAGCGACCGCATCGAGCTCTGGTGGACCGGCGACGGCGCGGTCGCACAGGCCGTCGAGGAGCACGCCGAGCAGCTCGCCGCCGAGGTGCTGGCGACCACCGTGCACCCGGGCGCCGCCGGGGACGGTCCGGGCGTCGAGGGCCCGTCCGGCTCGCGGTTCTGGATCGCCCGGGCCTGA
- a CDS encoding potassium/proton antiporter: MNTTVTVALAIGAAVVLVAAVALRLADRLGLPSLLLYLALGLALGESGLGIDFEDAELTQTLGVAALVIILAEGGLTTRWADVRRAIGPGLALATVGVVVSVAVTAAITVLVLDVSWGFALLLAAVIGSTDAAAVFATLRRLPLPRRLAAAIEAESGLNDAPAILLVTTLAAYLTDVDDAAWWSVVLQVVAQLLGGAVVGIAVGFAGAELLRRVALPLAGFYPLAMLALCVLAFSTATLVTASGIVAVYLCGLVLGNAALPHRSASIGFAEGMASLAQIGLFVLLGLLASPSRLLDALGPALVVGGALLLVARPLSVVSCLVWFRWPWAQQAFVSWAGLRGAVPIVLATFPLTADVPGAGRIFDTVFVLVVVFTLVQGWSLPWVARKLRIAAPVVPRDVEVESAPLEELDAELMQLTVPPGSRLHGVYLPELRLPEDAAVVLIVREGRSFVPDRSTRLMRGDQALLVSARRSRPEAERRLRAVSRAGRLASWRGETGAASGAD, encoded by the coding sequence GTGAACACGACGGTCACCGTCGCGCTGGCCATCGGGGCCGCGGTGGTCCTCGTCGCGGCGGTGGCGCTCCGCCTCGCCGACCGGCTGGGGCTGCCCAGCCTGCTGCTCTACCTGGCCCTGGGCCTCGCGCTCGGCGAGAGCGGGCTCGGCATCGACTTCGAGGACGCCGAGCTGACCCAGACCCTCGGGGTCGCGGCCCTCGTCATCATCCTGGCCGAGGGCGGTCTGACGACCCGCTGGGCCGACGTCCGCCGCGCCATCGGCCCAGGACTCGCGCTCGCGACGGTCGGGGTGGTCGTGAGCGTGGCGGTCACCGCCGCCATCACCGTCCTCGTCCTCGACGTCTCGTGGGGTTTCGCCCTCCTCCTCGCGGCGGTCATCGGCTCCACGGACGCCGCCGCGGTCTTCGCGACCCTGCGCCGCCTGCCGCTTCCCCGCCGGCTGGCCGCGGCCATCGAGGCCGAGAGCGGCCTGAACGACGCCCCGGCGATCCTGCTGGTGACGACGCTGGCCGCCTACCTGACCGACGTCGACGACGCGGCCTGGTGGTCCGTGGTCCTCCAGGTGGTGGCCCAGCTGCTCGGCGGAGCGGTGGTCGGGATCGCGGTCGGGTTCGCCGGCGCCGAACTGCTGCGGCGGGTCGCGCTCCCGCTCGCCGGTTTCTACCCCCTGGCCATGCTGGCGCTGTGCGTGCTCGCCTTCTCCACGGCCACGCTGGTCACGGCGTCGGGCATCGTCGCGGTGTACCTGTGCGGCCTGGTGCTCGGCAACGCCGCGCTGCCCCACCGGTCGGCGAGCATCGGATTCGCCGAGGGCATGGCGTCACTGGCCCAGATCGGTCTGTTCGTGCTGCTCGGACTGCTCGCCTCGCCGTCCCGGCTGCTCGACGCCTTGGGCCCCGCCCTCGTCGTGGGCGGCGCACTGCTGCTCGTCGCCCGGCCCCTCTCGGTGGTGAGCTGCCTCGTGTGGTTCCGCTGGCCGTGGGCGCAGCAGGCCTTCGTCTCGTGGGCGGGGCTGCGCGGGGCGGTGCCGATCGTCCTCGCCACGTTCCCCCTCACCGCCGACGTGCCGGGCGCCGGGCGGATCTTCGACACGGTGTTCGTGCTGGTCGTCGTCTTCACCCTGGTCCAGGGCTGGTCGCTGCCGTGGGTGGCGCGGAAGCTGCGCATCGCCGCTCCGGTGGTCCCGCGGGACGTCGAGGTGGAGTCGGCCCCGCTGGAGGAGCTCGACGCGGAACTGATGCAGCTCACGGTGCCCCCCGGCTCGCGGCTGCACGGTGTCTACCTGCCGGAGCTGCGGTTGCCCGAGGACGCCGCGGTGGTGCTCATCGTCCGTGAGGGCCGGTCCTTCGTGCCGGACCGGAGCACCCGCCTGATGCGCGGCGACCAGGCCCTGCTCGTGTCGGCCCGCCGGTCCCGGCCGGAGGCCGAACGGCGACTCCGAGCGGTCAGCCGGGCCGGCCGGCTGGCCAGCTGGCGAGGGGAGACAGGGGCCGCCAGCGGGGCCGACTGA
- a CDS encoding glycoside hydrolase family 36 protein: MATSSVATVAVDPSRARVYEHGWQSWSPTTAYRLDERPFRPVSDLRRIGNYRPERTAPADGFWGEGLLAVDPGTGDGVHVFGAASAGGPVPSIRAEVRGDSVRVSAEAEVTHLVVEAADQHPDDRIQRALARWADGFAAAEGVPPLRPPPTAWCSWYHYFERVTQDDVEENLRAIDDLDLAVDVVQIDDGYQAEIGDWLRLSDRFSSLGSVVDRIRRAGRRAGIWVAPFLAAERSVLVREHPDWLVAGANPGTGWGDQQLFSLDVTRPGAEAYLREVFGALRDLGIDYYKVDFVYAGALDGTRADPGVSGVEAYRQGLRIIREAIGPEAYLLGCGAPVLPSVGLVDAMRVGPDIGHHYEPLDGDLSQPSQRAATQNSRWRAWQQGRFWVNDADCLVAGPHVERREEWAEVVGRYSGLRSSSDRLSRLDEWGLRTTRELLRPGLTAPFVA, from the coding sequence ATGGCGACCTCGTCCGTCGCGACGGTCGCCGTCGATCCATCCCGCGCGAGGGTCTACGAGCACGGCTGGCAGTCGTGGAGTCCCACGACCGCCTACCGGCTGGACGAGCGGCCGTTCCGACCGGTCAGCGACCTGCGCCGGATCGGCAACTACCGCCCCGAGCGGACGGCGCCGGCCGACGGCTTCTGGGGCGAGGGGCTGCTCGCCGTCGACCCCGGCACCGGGGACGGCGTCCACGTGTTCGGCGCCGCGTCGGCGGGCGGGCCGGTCCCGTCGATCCGGGCGGAGGTGCGTGGCGACTCGGTGCGCGTGAGCGCCGAGGCCGAGGTGACCCACCTCGTCGTCGAGGCCGCCGACCAGCACCCGGACGACCGGATCCAGCGAGCTCTGGCCCGCTGGGCCGACGGCTTCGCGGCGGCCGAGGGCGTGCCGCCGCTGCGCCCGCCGCCGACGGCCTGGTGCTCCTGGTACCACTACTTCGAGCGGGTCACCCAGGACGACGTCGAGGAGAACCTGCGGGCGATCGACGATCTCGACCTGGCCGTCGACGTGGTCCAGATCGACGACGGCTACCAGGCGGAGATCGGGGACTGGCTCCGGCTGTCCGACCGGTTCTCCTCCCTGGGGTCGGTCGTCGACCGCATCCGGAGGGCCGGCCGCCGTGCCGGCATCTGGGTGGCGCCCTTCCTGGCCGCGGAGCGGTCGGTCCTGGTCCGGGAGCACCCCGACTGGCTGGTGGCCGGTGCGAACCCCGGCACCGGCTGGGGCGACCAGCAACTCTTCTCGCTCGACGTGACCCGTCCCGGGGCCGAGGCGTACCTGCGCGAGGTGTTCGGCGCGCTCCGCGACCTGGGCATCGACTACTACAAGGTCGACTTCGTCTACGCGGGAGCCCTCGACGGCACCCGGGCCGACCCCGGGGTGAGCGGCGTCGAGGCGTACCGCCAGGGTCTGCGCATCATCCGCGAGGCCATCGGCCCGGAGGCGTACCTGCTGGGCTGCGGAGCCCCCGTCCTCCCCAGCGTCGGCCTGGTCGACGCCATGCGCGTCGGCCCGGACATCGGCCACCACTACGAGCCGCTGGACGGCGACCTCAGCCAGCCCTCGCAGCGCGCGGCGACCCAGAACAGCCGGTGGCGAGCGTGGCAGCAGGGCCGGTTCTGGGTCAACGACGCCGACTGCCTGGTGGCCGGCCCGCACGTCGAGCGGCGGGAGGAGTGGGCCGAGGTCGTCGGCAGGTACAGCGGGTTACGGTCGAGCAGCGATCGGCTGAGCCGGCTGGACGAGTGGGGACTGCGCACCACGCGCGAGCTCCTGCGTCCGGGGCTCACCGCGCCGTTCGTGGCCTGA
- the wag31 gene encoding DivIVA-like cell division protein Wag31, producing MPLTPADVHNVVFKKPPIGKRGYDEDEVDAFLDVVEAELARLIEENNELRASRGSAARTEEPAPAPVAAQVAAPPPAPAQQPREDDSARASRMLALATETADRYVNEAKTQAEQMLTGAKTNSDRLMAEARSKSEQLVTEAKHRADTMLGDARTRAETMEREARAKAAALDQDAERRHVEVMGTLEEKRSSLERKIEELRTFEREYRTRLRSYLESHLRDLDSRGSAEPAAANRQNQHASA from the coding sequence ATGCCACTGACGCCTGCCGACGTGCACAACGTCGTCTTCAAGAAGCCGCCCATCGGCAAGCGGGGCTACGACGAGGACGAGGTGGACGCGTTCCTCGACGTCGTGGAGGCCGAACTGGCCCGCCTCATCGAGGAGAACAACGAGCTGCGCGCGAGCCGTGGCAGCGCTGCGCGCACGGAGGAGCCGGCGCCGGCACCCGTGGCCGCCCAGGTCGCCGCTCCGCCGCCCGCGCCGGCGCAGCAGCCACGGGAGGACGACAGCGCCCGCGCCTCCCGCATGCTGGCGCTGGCCACCGAGACCGCCGACCGCTACGTCAACGAGGCCAAGACGCAGGCCGAGCAGATGCTCACCGGCGCCAAGACCAACAGCGACCGTCTGATGGCCGAGGCACGCTCCAAGAGCGAGCAGCTGGTCACGGAGGCCAAGCACCGCGCCGACACGATGCTCGGCGACGCCCGCACGCGGGCCGAGACGATGGAGCGCGAGGCCCGCGCCAAGGCTGCCGCCCTCGACCAGGACGCGGAACGCCGGCACGTCGAGGTCATGGGCACCCTCGAGGAGAAGCGCAGCAGCCTGGAGCGCAAGATCGAGGAGCTGCGGACCTTCGAGCGCGAGTACCGGACCAGGCTTCGCTCCTACCTCGAGTCGCACCTGCGCGACCTGGACAGCCGCGGCTCGGCCGAGCCCGCGGCGGCCAACCGGCAGAACCAGCACGCCTCCGCATAG
- a CDS encoding carbohydrate ABC transporter permease, protein MSGTQAVTATPVQVPKQPVSGVTRTKGKDATGKSPLWVRIVLAVICIVWIVPTLGLALTSFRPQTDATNSGWWTLFTTPANFTRLTLENYGDLFTRADMDTAFVNTLAITVPATIIPILIAAFAAYAFTFMQFPGRDLLLIVVVGLLVVPTQVALVPLLRIFGELGINGTFPAIWIAHIGFGMPLAVYIIRNYMATLPREVIESAKIDGATHFQTFWKLILPMSTPVLASFAIFQFLWVWNDLLNALIFIGPNNNAPLSIALVSLLGQQGQGWQLLTAGGLFMMIVPIIVFLSLQRYFVRGMTAGAVKG, encoded by the coding sequence ATGAGCGGAACCCAGGCGGTCACCGCCACGCCGGTCCAGGTCCCCAAGCAGCCGGTCTCGGGGGTCACCCGGACCAAGGGCAAGGACGCGACCGGGAAGTCGCCGCTGTGGGTGCGGATAGTCCTGGCGGTCATCTGCATCGTGTGGATCGTCCCGACGCTGGGGCTCGCGCTCACGTCGTTCCGCCCCCAGACCGACGCGACGAACTCCGGCTGGTGGACCCTGTTCACCACACCGGCCAACTTCACGAGGTTGACGCTCGAGAACTACGGGGACCTCTTCACCCGGGCCGACATGGACACGGCCTTCGTCAACACCCTGGCGATCACCGTCCCGGCGACGATCATCCCGATCCTGATCGCCGCCTTCGCCGCGTACGCCTTCACCTTCATGCAGTTCCCGGGCCGTGACCTGCTGCTGATCGTGGTCGTGGGCCTGCTGGTCGTGCCCACTCAGGTGGCGCTCGTGCCGCTGCTGCGGATCTTCGGTGAGCTGGGGATCAACGGCACGTTCCCGGCCATCTGGATCGCGCACATCGGCTTCGGCATGCCGTTGGCCGTGTACATCATCCGTAACTACATGGCCACCCTGCCGCGTGAGGTCATCGAGTCGGCCAAGATCGACGGGGCCACCCACTTCCAGACGTTCTGGAAGCTGATCCTGCCGATGTCGACCCCCGTGCTCGCCTCGTTCGCGATCTTCCAGTTCCTCTGGGTGTGGAACGACCTGCTCAACGCGCTGATCTTCATCGGGCCCAACAACAACGCCCCGCTGTCGATCGCCCTGGTCTCCTTGCTGGGGCAGCAGGGGCAGGGCTGGCAGCTGCTCACTGCTGGTGGCCTGTTCATGATGATCGTGCCGATCATTGTGTTCCTGAGCCTGCAGCGGTACTTCGTCCGTGGGATGACGGCTGGCGCGGTCAAGGGCTGA
- a CDS encoding YggT family protein, protein MALFWSIVSSVLLVFLVLLFARFVVDWVMVLARSWRPSGLVAAGLEVVYSTTDPPLKAIRKVIPPLNLGSIRLDLGFMVLLIAVLILRSITTGLAVRS, encoded by the coding sequence GTGGCTCTCTTCTGGTCGATCGTGTCGTCGGTGCTTCTCGTCTTCCTCGTGCTGCTGTTCGCGCGGTTCGTCGTCGACTGGGTGATGGTGCTGGCGCGCAGCTGGCGTCCGTCCGGACTGGTCGCGGCGGGTCTCGAGGTCGTCTACTCGACCACAGACCCCCCGCTGAAGGCCATCCGGAAAGTCATCCCACCTCTGAACCTGGGGTCCATCCGACTGGACCTCGGGTTTATGGTGCTGCTGATCGCCGTGCTGATCCTCCGCAGCATCACGACCGGGCTCGCCGTCCGTTCATGA